A region from the Dehalococcoidia bacterium genome encodes:
- a CDS encoding xanthine dehydrogenase family protein subunit M — translation MKWIDYEAPTSVREAVDLLNEAGDRARPLAGGTDLLVQLRGRAYDLDLMVDVKSVPELNELTYDPDNGLTIGAAVPCYRIYGNSTVRSVYPGIVDAAQIIGGTQIQGRASLGGNLCNAAPSADSVPAMIAYNGVARIAGPNGNREVALEDFCTHVRQTVLEQGEVLVAVHFPTPAANSGANYIRFIPRNEMDIAVAGAGVSVELENGNIRSARVTLASVAPTPLFVSEAGEAVAGKPATEETVRIASGLARDAAVPITDMRGTIEYRKHLCEVLTRRAMMTAIERAQS, via the coding sequence TTGAAGTGGATCGATTATGAGGCTCCCACCTCAGTACGGGAAGCAGTCGACCTGCTGAACGAGGCAGGCGACAGGGCCCGACCGCTGGCAGGAGGCACCGATCTCCTAGTCCAGTTGAGGGGCCGGGCATACGACCTGGACCTGATGGTGGACGTCAAAAGCGTACCCGAGCTAAACGAGCTCACTTACGACCCAGACAACGGATTGACCATAGGCGCGGCGGTGCCGTGTTACAGGATCTATGGCAACTCGACAGTGCGGAGCGTGTATCCGGGCATCGTCGACGCGGCTCAAATCATTGGCGGTACGCAGATACAGGGGCGCGCCTCGCTGGGCGGGAACCTGTGCAATGCTGCTCCGAGCGCAGACTCGGTACCGGCGATGATCGCGTACAACGGCGTGGCCCGAATCGCTGGTCCGAACGGAAATCGGGAAGTCGCGCTTGAAGACTTCTGCACCCACGTTCGACAGACAGTGCTGGAGCAGGGCGAGGTCCTTGTGGCCGTGCACTTCCCTACTCCCGCGGCCAACTCGGGCGCGAACTACATTCGTTTCATCCCGAGGAACGAGATGGACATTGCTGTCGCAGGCGCAGGCGTTTCGGTGGAGCTGGAGAACGGCAACATCAGGTCCGCCAGGGTGACACTAGCATCGGTCGCTCCGACGCCTCTCTTCGTTTCCGAGGCGGGCGAGGCGGTTGCCGGAAAGCCTGCAACTGAAGAGACAGTCAGAATCGCGTCCGGCCTCGCGAGAGACGCAGCCGTACCGATCACCGACATGCGCGGCACGATCGAGTATCGAAAGCACCTGTGCGAGGTACTAACCCGCCGGGCGATGATGACCGCCATCGAGCGAGCCCAGAGCTAA